Proteins encoded in a region of the Metamycoplasma alkalescens genome:
- a CDS encoding YlxR family protein, whose product MMKIDKKYTRKSIVDGKIYPIQKLVRFAKINNEFYFDPDIELKGRGTYCLDNLEQINILFKKHLLNKAFRQNIDQEIYEKLWKEVEIWLNKKTTNELPM is encoded by the coding sequence ATGATGAAGATTGATAAAAAATACACACGCAAATCAATTGTTGATGGAAAAATTTATCCAATCCAAAAACTAGTACGATTTGCAAAAATAAATAATGAATTTTATTTTGATCCAGATATAGAATTAAAAGGCAGAGGAACATATTGTTTAGACAATTTAGAACAAATTAATATCCTGTTTAAAAAACATTTATTAAATAAAGCCTTTAGACAAAATATTGACCAAGAAATATACGAAAAATTATGAAAAGAGGTGGAAATATGGCTAAACAAAAAAACAACAAACGAGCTTCCAATGTAG
- the nusA gene encoding transcription termination factor NusA, with protein MKPSNMATKSNEIFNAIYNVSQIKKIDEEIVIKLLRGAVEQVILGQYDPDAELEFIIDKENRDFKVINHTKIVTAKPETDDEKDNFCPCIEITIEEAKKIDPSIEEGDLISAEIDFERFAKKDYQKILSIFNQQIRELEKQMTYEKYINLIGSVVKAKITNMTKSGTLMELYDGVVAYMPSSTSNLRLLANLRPGDLLDVYIEEVKQESKNAQVIVSSVESKLLNKLFEQEIPEVAAGYIELVKIVRIPGERAKVAVKKTELAPFGLEELGSIIGRNSDRIDAISRQLNHEKIDVVLYDEDKKKFVMNAISPSRVIDIIHKKDSTPQFNSFIVVVPNAQHTLAIGKKGQNVRLASELTKTRLDIISQAQADQMGIQYSFENANISEEESKLRYEGKKLNLKPFAKTQRRPYSAPDYSFNISEFDEDLAELRQKAQQTEKVFERQFYDANIDEEIEKALYEIQNELNYSKENEDDDFDVYSEDVTKKENKSKEKIEADYEKITSTKMKDFKKDADLSAGLENLDLSDLDDEDW; from the coding sequence ATGAAACCTAGTAATATGGCAACAAAATCTAATGAAATCTTTAATGCAATTTACAACGTTTCACAAATAAAAAAGATTGATGAAGAAATTGTAATTAAACTTCTTAGAGGCGCTGTTGAACAAGTTATCTTAGGTCAATATGATCCCGATGCGGAACTTGAATTTATTATTGACAAAGAAAATCGTGATTTCAAAGTTATTAATCACACAAAGATTGTCACTGCTAAACCTGAAACAGATGATGAAAAAGATAACTTTTGTCCATGCATTGAAATCACCATTGAAGAAGCTAAAAAAATTGATCCTTCAATTGAGGAAGGTGATTTAATTTCTGCTGAAATTGATTTTGAACGCTTTGCTAAAAAAGATTACCAAAAAATTTTAAGTATTTTTAACCAACAAATTCGGGAACTTGAAAAACAAATGACATATGAAAAATACATTAATTTAATCGGTAGTGTTGTCAAAGCAAAAATTACAAACATGACAAAATCAGGAACACTAATGGAATTGTATGATGGTGTTGTTGCTTATATGCCATCATCAACAAGCAACCTACGTTTATTAGCAAACCTAAGACCAGGTGATCTATTAGATGTTTATATTGAAGAAGTTAAACAAGAATCAAAAAATGCTCAAGTTATTGTTTCTTCAGTTGAATCAAAACTTCTTAACAAATTATTTGAACAAGAAATTCCTGAAGTTGCAGCCGGTTATATTGAACTTGTTAAAATTGTAAGAATTCCTGGTGAAAGAGCAAAAGTTGCAGTCAAGAAAACTGAATTAGCACCTTTTGGTCTTGAGGAATTAGGTTCAATCATTGGTCGAAACTCAGACCGAATTGATGCAATATCAAGACAATTAAACCATGAAAAAATTGATGTTGTTTTATATGATGAAGATAAGAAAAAATTTGTCATGAATGCAATTAGTCCTTCAAGAGTAATTGATATCATTCACAAAAAAGATTCAACACCACAATTCAATAGTTTTATTGTCGTTGTCCCAAATGCACAACATACATTGGCAATTGGCAAAAAAGGCCAAAATGTTAGATTAGCATCCGAATTAACAAAAACTCGTTTAGATATCATTAGTCAAGCACAAGCTGACCAAATGGGAATTCAATATTCATTTGAAAATGCGAATATTTCTGAAGAAGAATCAAAACTAAGATATGAGGGCAAAAAACTAAATCTTAAACCATTTGCAAAAACTCAAAGAAGACCATATAGTGCACCTGATTATTCATTTAATATTTCTGAATTTGATGAAGATTTAGCTGAACTAAGACAAAAAGCACAACAAACCGAAAAGGTTTTTGAAAGACAATTTTATGATGCAAATATTGATGAAGAAATTGAAAAAGCATTGTATGAAATTCAAAATGAATTGAATTATTCGAAAGAAAATGAAGATGATGATTTTGATGTTTATTCAGAAGATGTAACTAAAAAAGAAAACAAAAGCAAAGAAAAAATTGAAGCTGATTATGAAAAGATTACTTCAACAAAAATGAAAGACTTTAAAAAAGATGCTGATTTAAGTGCTGGGTTAGAAAATCTTGATTTAAGCGATTTAGATGATGAAGATTGATAA
- a CDS encoding helix-hairpin-helix domain-containing protein: protein MSDLSIKNVAKKLNINEMQVSETLKLLNEGATIPFISRYRKQQTGGLDEEQVSKINELYEYDVELLKRKEYVKSILEEKGLLTEEIAKKIATVETKQEIENIYEPFKVGKKTKATEALALGLGPLADLIMTNKDETFNVYKEAAKYVNNDTLKNIDQVLEQTKFIIAQNISQDIHVREYVKDQLMNYGFIVTKKKNTEDEKETFKQYYDYFEKVKSIPNHRILAISRGEEKKILSYTIEYNEKVVIYYLNNKFFINRRTAKIVNEAIKDALDRLIFPSIIREIKTDLFKRAEAEAIEIFSKNLEDLLLSPATKNKNILAIDPGYANGCKCVMIDANGNYLDGFIIYPFAGSKEKFLEGVKKVHEMLNKYPVDLVVIGNGTASRESEEFIDKLLKSRRSNNQNLNTKFAIVSEVGASVYSASKIAHEEFPDFDLEYRSAINIGRKFQDPLNELIKIDPKSLGVGQYQHDVNQKELANKLSFKVEKVVNMVGVDLNTATKYILEYVSGLSKNIAQNIVDYRNENGLFKSRDELKNVKGLGTKAYEQSAGFLRIYDSENFYDKTNIHPDLYDLADQVVKTLKINLQSIDKEKLQNVDKQELAKKLDASEYDINLIIDSLIAPGKDIRDDKMGFIVNEKILKFEDIQIGQEIIGQVQNITNFGIFAYIGLKENVLIHIRNMKKSDDQFIIHPSELVSIGDNLNIKIIDIDQTNKKIQGKIIW, encoded by the coding sequence ATGAGCGATTTATCAATAAAAAATGTAGCTAAAAAGCTAAACATTAATGAAATGCAAGTATCAGAAACTCTAAAATTATTAAATGAAGGTGCAACAATTCCTTTTATTTCACGTTATAGAAAACAACAAACTGGTGGACTTGATGAAGAACAAGTTTCTAAAATTAATGAACTATACGAATATGATGTTGAACTTTTAAAAAGAAAAGAATATGTTAAGTCAATTTTAGAAGAAAAGGGTTTATTAACTGAAGAAATTGCAAAAAAAATTGCCACTGTTGAAACCAAACAAGAAATTGAAAATATTTATGAACCATTCAAAGTTGGTAAAAAAACTAAAGCAACAGAAGCATTAGCATTAGGACTAGGACCGCTAGCTGATTTGATCATGACAAACAAAGATGAAACATTCAATGTTTACAAAGAAGCAGCAAAATACGTTAACAATGATACATTAAAAAACATTGATCAAGTTCTTGAACAAACTAAATTCATTATTGCTCAAAATATTTCTCAAGATATTCATGTTCGGGAATATGTTAAAGACCAGTTAATGAATTATGGTTTTATTGTTACCAAGAAAAAAAATACTGAGGATGAAAAAGAAACATTTAAACAATATTATGATTATTTTGAAAAAGTCAAATCAATTCCAAATCATCGGATCTTAGCAATCTCGCGGGGCGAGGAAAAAAAGATTTTATCTTACACAATTGAATACAATGAAAAAGTTGTAATTTATTATTTAAATAACAAATTCTTTATCAATCGAAGAACTGCAAAAATTGTCAATGAAGCAATTAAGGATGCCTTAGACCGATTAATTTTTCCATCAATCATTCGGGAAATTAAAACTGATTTATTTAAACGAGCTGAAGCTGAAGCAATTGAAATTTTTTCAAAAAATCTTGAAGATTTATTGTTATCACCTGCAACCAAAAACAAAAATATTTTAGCAATTGATCCTGGATATGCCAATGGTTGTAAATGTGTTATGATTGATGCAAATGGCAATTACTTAGATGGTTTTATTATTTATCCTTTTGCAGGTTCAAAAGAAAAATTTCTTGAAGGTGTTAAAAAAGTTCATGAAATGCTAAATAAATATCCTGTTGATTTAGTTGTTATTGGTAATGGAACAGCGAGTCGTGAAAGTGAAGAATTTATTGATAAATTACTAAAATCAAGAAGAAGTAATAATCAAAATCTAAATACCAAATTTGCAATTGTTAGTGAAGTTGGCGCCTCAGTTTATTCAGCTTCAAAAATTGCACACGAAGAATTTCCAGACTTTGATTTAGAATATCGTTCAGCAATTAATATTGGAAGAAAGTTCCAAGACCCACTAAATGAATTAATCAAAATTGATCCAAAATCATTAGGTGTTGGACAATATCAACATGACGTCAATCAAAAAGAATTAGCAAATAAGCTTTCATTTAAAGTTGAAAAAGTTGTTAACATGGTTGGAGTTGATTTAAACACAGCAACAAAATACATTTTAGAATATGTTTCAGGTCTTTCAAAAAACATTGCTCAAAACATTGTTGATTACCGGAATGAAAATGGCTTGTTTAAATCAAGAGATGAATTAAAAAATGTTAAGGGATTAGGCACTAAAGCATACGAACAATCAGCAGGTTTTTTAAGAATTTATGACTCAGAAAACTTTTATGATAAAACAAATATTCATCCTGATTTATATGATTTAGCTGATCAAGTTGTAAAAACTTTGAAGATTAATCTTCAATCAATTGATAAAGAAAAACTTCAAAATGTTGATAAACAAGAACTAGCAAAAAAATTGGATGCAAGTGAATATGATATCAATCTAATTATTGATTCATTAATTGCTCCTGGGAAAGATATTAGAGATGACAAAATGGGATTCATTGTCAATGAAAAGATTTTAAAATTTGAAGATATTCAAATTGGGCAAGAAATCATTGGTCAAGTTCAAAACATCACAAATTTTGGAATTTTTGCATATATTGGTTTGAAAGAAAATGTTTTAATCCACATTCGAAATATGAAAAAATCAGATGACCAATTCATTATTCATCCAAGTGAATTAGTTTCAATTGGGGATAACTTAAATATCAAAATTATTGACATTGATCAAACAAATAAAAAAATTCAAGGAAAAATTATTTGATAA